Proteins encoded within one genomic window of Ranitomeya variabilis isolate aRanVar5 chromosome 4, aRanVar5.hap1, whole genome shotgun sequence:
- the LOC143766599 gene encoding uncharacterized protein LOC143766599 isoform X4, with the protein MDRDKMAERILHLTLEILFRLTGEDYTVVKKTSSERCPDPVSEGRPLSPIIRPPPHPLIHENINDQKILELIYKMIELLTGEVPIRSQDVAVYFSMEEWEYLEGHRDLYKDVMMEVPQPLTSPDLSSKMTTPERCPRPLLPQDCKQEDPNVPQDHQGENLTHINTTEAYVRGDEWCKEEIPTYDNPDDCTRRSEGQLTSSIFKSDNLKIPHDTIEVNAITPDIPSSLHSKDLSSDPSKQDPASDSLPTTKKNQSRKTSIKKLTAPKAKKPFSSSEYGTSFPLEKSFLKHPKIHIANSFSCAKCGKCFNQKSDFVIHQRTHTGEKPFSCSECGKCFNQKSDLVKHHRIHTGEKPFSCSECGKCFTQKCSLAIHQRIHTGEKPFSCVECGKCFGHKSDVVKHKRIHTGEKPFSCSECVKCFNHKSDLVKHQRIHTGEKPFSCSECGKCFNQKCSLVIHQRIHTGEKPFSCLECGKCINHKSDFVTHQRIHTGEKPFSCLECGKCFNHKSDLAKHQRIHTGEKPFSCSECGKCFNHKSDLVKHQRIHTGEKPFSCSECGKYFKQKSDCVKHQRTHTGEKHYSCSECGKCFNQKSNLVKHHKIHTREKPFLCS; encoded by the exons atggacagagacaagatggcggagaggatattacacctcaccctagagatcctcttccggcttactggagag gattacacagtagtgaagaagacctctagtgagcgctgtccggaccctgtgtctgagggaagacccctgagcccgatcataaggcctccacctcaccccctgatacatgaaaaCATCAATGAccaaaagatcctagaactcatctacaagatgattgagctgctgactggagag gttcctataaggagtcaggatgtcgccgtctatttttccatggaggagtgggagtatttagaaggacacagagatctgtacaaggacgtcatgatggaggttccccagcccctcacatcaccag atctatccagtaagatgacaacaccagagagatgtccccgtcctcttcttccacaggactgtaaacaagaagatcccaatgttcctcaggatcatcag ggtgaaaatctgacccatattaatactacagaggcatatgtgaggggtgatgagtggtgtaaagaggagatcccCACATATGacaacccag atgactgtactaggagatcagagggacagctgacatcttcaatttttaaatcagataatctaAAGATCCCAcatgatacaattgaagtgaatgctattactccagatataccatcatctcttcacagcaaagatctgtcatctgatccttccAAACAGGACCcagcttctgattcattaccgactactaagaaAAATCAAAGTCGCAAAACAAGCATTAAAAAactaactgctcctaaagcaaagaagccattttcaaGTTCAGAATATGGAACTAGTTTTCCCCttgaaaagtcttttcttaaacatccaAAAATTCACATAGCAAACAGTTTTTCTTGTGCCAagtgtgggaaatgctttaaccagaaatcagattttgttatacaccagagaactcacacaggggagaagcctttttcttgttcagaatgtgggaaatgttttaaccagaaatcagatttggttaagcaccacagaattcacacaggagagaagcctttttcatgttcagaatgtgggaaatgttttacccagaaatgcAGTCTTGCTATACACCAGaggattcacacaggggagaagcctttttcttgtgtagaatgtgggaaatgttttggtcATAAATCAGATGTGGTTAAGcacaagagaattcacacaggggagaagcctttttcatgttcagaatgtgtgaaatgttttaaccataaatcagatttggttaagcaccagagaattcacacaggggagaagcctttttcatgttcagaatgtgggaaatgttttaaccagaaatgcagtcttgttatacaccagagaattcacacaggggagaagcctttttcttgtttagaatgtgggaaatgtattAATCATAAATCAGATTTTGTtacgcaccagagaattcacacaggggagaagcctttttcttgtttagaatgtgggaaatgttttaatcataaATCAGATTTggctaagcaccagagaattcacacaggtgagaagcctttttcatgttcagaatgtgggaaatgttttaatcataaatcagatttggttaagcaccaaagaattcacacaggagagaagccattttcatgttcagaatgtggtaaatattTTAAGCAGAAATCAGAttgtgttaagcaccagagaacccacacaggggagaagcattattcatgttcggaatgtggcaagtgttttaaccagaaatcaaatttggttaagcaccataaaattcacacaagggagaagccttttttatgttcttaa
- the LOC143766599 gene encoding uncharacterized protein LOC143766599 isoform X3 → MDRDKMAERILHLTLEILFRLTGEDYTVVKKTSSERCPDPVSEGRPLSPIIRPPPHPLIHENINDQKILELIYKMIELLTGEVPIRSQDVAVYFSMEEWEYLEGHRDLYKDVMMEVPQPLTSPDLSSKMTTPERCPRPLLPQDCKQEDPNVPQDHQGENLTHINTTEAYVRGDEWCKEEIPTYDNPADDCTRRSEGQLTSSIFKSDNLKIPHDTIEVNAITPDIPSSLHSKDLSSDPSKQDPASDSLPTTKKNQSRKTSIKKLTAPKAKKPFSSSEYGTSFPLEKSFLKHPKIHIANSFSCAKCGKCFNQKSDFVIHQRTHTGEKPFSCSECGKCFNQKSDLVKHHRIHTGEKPFSCSECGKCFTQKCSLAIHQRIHTGEKPFSCVECGKCFGHKSDVVKHKRIHTGEKPFSCSECVKCFNHKSDLVKHQRIHTGEKPFSCSECGKCFNQKCSLVIHQRIHTGEKPFSCLECGKCINHKSDFVTHQRIHTGEKPFSCLECGKCFNHKSDLAKHQRIHTGEKPFSCSECGKCFNHKSDLVKHQRIHTGEKPFSCSECGKYFKQKSDCVKHQRTHTGEKHYSCSECGKCFNQKSNLVKHHKIHTREKPFLCS, encoded by the exons atggacagagacaagatggcggagaggatattacacctcaccctagagatcctcttccggcttactggagag gattacacagtagtgaagaagacctctagtgagcgctgtccggaccctgtgtctgagggaagacccctgagcccgatcataaggcctccacctcaccccctgatacatgaaaaCATCAATGAccaaaagatcctagaactcatctacaagatgattgagctgctgactggagag gttcctataaggagtcaggatgtcgccgtctatttttccatggaggagtgggagtatttagaaggacacagagatctgtacaaggacgtcatgatggaggttccccagcccctcacatcaccag atctatccagtaagatgacaacaccagagagatgtccccgtcctcttcttccacaggactgtaaacaagaagatcccaatgttcctcaggatcatcag ggtgaaaatctgacccatattaatactacagaggcatatgtgaggggtgatgagtggtgtaaagaggagatcccCACATATGacaacccag cagatgactgtactaggagatcagagggacagctgacatcttcaatttttaaatcagataatctaAAGATCCCAcatgatacaattgaagtgaatgctattactccagatataccatcatctcttcacagcaaagatctgtcatctgatccttccAAACAGGACCcagcttctgattcattaccgactactaagaaAAATCAAAGTCGCAAAACAAGCATTAAAAAactaactgctcctaaagcaaagaagccattttcaaGTTCAGAATATGGAACTAGTTTTCCCCttgaaaagtcttttcttaaacatccaAAAATTCACATAGCAAACAGTTTTTCTTGTGCCAagtgtgggaaatgctttaaccagaaatcagattttgttatacaccagagaactcacacaggggagaagcctttttcttgttcagaatgtgggaaatgttttaaccagaaatcagatttggttaagcaccacagaattcacacaggagagaagcctttttcatgttcagaatgtgggaaatgttttacccagaaatgcAGTCTTGCTATACACCAGaggattcacacaggggagaagcctttttcttgtgtagaatgtgggaaatgttttggtcATAAATCAGATGTGGTTAAGcacaagagaattcacacaggggagaagcctttttcatgttcagaatgtgtgaaatgttttaaccataaatcagatttggttaagcaccagagaattcacacaggggagaagcctttttcatgttcagaatgtgggaaatgttttaaccagaaatgcagtcttgttatacaccagagaattcacacaggggagaagcctttttcttgtttagaatgtgggaaatgtattAATCATAAATCAGATTTTGTtacgcaccagagaattcacacaggggagaagcctttttcttgtttagaatgtgggaaatgttttaatcataaATCAGATTTggctaagcaccagagaattcacacaggtgagaagcctttttcatgttcagaatgtgggaaatgttttaatcataaatcagatttggttaagcaccaaagaattcacacaggagagaagccattttcatgttcagaatgtggtaaatattTTAAGCAGAAATCAGAttgtgttaagcaccagagaacccacacaggggagaagcattattcatgttcggaatgtggcaagtgttttaaccagaaatcaaatttggttaagcaccataaaattcacacaagggagaagccttttttatgttcttaa